One window of Phycisphaeraceae bacterium genomic DNA carries:
- a CDS encoding N-acetylmuramoyl-L-alanine amidase produces MDQVARRQFLRVGLATSAAVLLAGCEGSGQKATGLPGPSWPSESSRRASQPRATPPPTQPAPTGLPQGVQARSEWTRATPIAALADPMGRIGRITIHHDGMTPFYSVNKADAARRLESIRNSHVQRGWADIGYHYIIDPSGRVWQGRPINLQGAHVKDENPGNLGIMVMGNFDSQRPTPAALNSLDQFVAVQMRQYRLSVRNVYTHQELRPTACPGRSLQAYMTQTRAMSGRMAKA; encoded by the coding sequence ATGGATCAAGTAGCCAGACGTCAGTTCCTGCGGGTGGGTCTTGCGACGAGCGCGGCGGTTCTGCTCGCGGGTTGCGAGGGATCGGGTCAGAAGGCGACCGGGCTGCCCGGACCGTCTTGGCCGTCGGAGTCATCGCGGCGTGCGAGCCAGCCGCGGGCCACGCCGCCCCCGACACAGCCCGCGCCGACGGGGTTGCCTCAGGGCGTTCAGGCGAGGTCGGAGTGGACACGTGCGACGCCGATCGCGGCTCTTGCGGATCCGATGGGGCGGATCGGTCGGATCACGATCCACCATGACGGGATGACGCCGTTCTATTCGGTGAACAAGGCGGACGCGGCGAGGCGGTTGGAATCGATCAGGAACTCGCACGTGCAGCGCGGGTGGGCGGACATCGGGTACCACTACATCATCGATCCCTCGGGGCGTGTGTGGCAGGGACGGCCGATCAATCTCCAGGGCGCGCACGTGAAGGATGAGAACCCGGGGAATCTCGGGATCATGGTGATGGGGAACTTCGACAGCCAGCGGCCGACGCCGGCGGCGTTGAACTCGCTGGACCAGTTCGTTGCGGTGCAGATGCGTCAGTACCGGCTCTCGGTGCGGAACGTCTACACGCACCAAGAGCTTCGTCCGACGGCGTGCCCTGGACGATCGCTCCAGGCGTATATGACGCAGACGCGGGCGATGAGCGGACGCATGGCCAAGGCGTGA